The genomic segment GCTGCATTGCCATGGACTGACGTCCAACCGCAAGAACTTTCAGGGTGTCTTCATGCATGCGCAATTGCGCATCGGCGACTTGCATGCCTCGCACCAGTTCCTTCAGATCTTCAGGAAGTTCATTGAGGTTGTAGCGCTTACCTTCAAAAGTGAGCACTGGATTTTCTGCTGGCGTTGCGGTCATCGGATGGACAGAATCACAGTTGAATCCAACGA from the Synechococcus sp. UW179A genome contains:
- a CDS encoding DUF6447 family protein, with the translated sequence MTATPAENPVLTFEGKRYNLNELPEDLKELVRGMQVADAQLRMHEDTLKVLAVGRQSMAMQLNERLKNVTPMPDQG